The following proteins come from a genomic window of Lolium rigidum isolate FL_2022 chromosome 5, APGP_CSIRO_Lrig_0.1, whole genome shotgun sequence:
- the LOC124652150 gene encoding protein TIFY 6b-like, translating to MERDFMGAAGHGQRQRADDDDAGRKDTAYFGAGGPPPMDWSFGSRAEAGAAPGVMSFRSAPRAEQGQPQFSAAQKQQASRALTHQRSFGAESHGSPQYTASMRDAYGGPTSQHQQQQQRQHHQQQQQHAVNAARVIPGSSPFNPNNQMFKVQSSPNLPNGGVAASGTFKQPPFAVNGTTAVAPSRVGVYARNMPKPKMAQLTIFYAGSVNVFNNVSPEKAQELMMLASRGSLPSAPATVARSPETSFFAPAKVAAPEVSHSQEANLFAPAKFAAPEVSLTKQMLPQQRFSPPASGVSRPISSVSQASCLPKSASSSNIDSAVPKFPTQFVMPLASQPPSTRPSSGQSVAPPTSQHQPARPVTLSSSGQPVMPLASQPPPTRPVTLAAATVEAIMPRAVPQARKASLARFLEKRKERVTTVSPYSSAKSPIESSDTVGSSIENNKSSCTGIAMSSSHDKSVWRPRNISFGGESPSTNLHI from the exons ATGGAGAGGGACTTCATGGGCGCCGCAGGGCACGGGCAGCGCCAgcgcgccgacgacgacgacgccggcagaaAGGACACAG CTTACTTCGGAGCAGGAGGCCCGCCGCCGATGGACTGGTCGTTCGGGAGCAGGGCAGAGGCCGGGGCCGCGCCGGGGGTCATGTCGTTCCGGTCCGCGCCCAGGGCGGAGCAGGGGCAGCCCCAGTTCTCCGCCGCCCAGAAGCAGCAGGCGTCTCGCGCCCTCACGCACCAG AGATCATTCGGTGCCGAGAGCCATGGCAGCCCGCAGTACACCGCCTCTATGCGCGATGCTTACGGCGGCCCGACTTCACAAcaccagcagcaacagcagcgtcaacaccaccagcagcagcagcagcatgctGTTAATGCTGCCAGAGTGATTCCAGGGTCATCCCCGTTCAATCCGAATAACCAGATGTTCAAGGTCCAGAGTTCGCCTAACTTACCAAATGGCGGCGTTGCTGCCAGTGGAACGTTCAAGCAGCCACCTTTCGCGGTGAACGGCACCACGGCCGTCGCGCCTTCCAGAGTCGGTGTCTATGCAAG GAACATGCCAAAGCCGAAGATGGCGCAGCTGACCATCTTCTACGCCGGTTCCGTCAACGTGTTCAACAACGTTTCGCCGGAGAAG GCTCAGGAGCTTATGATGTTAGCTAGCAGAGGGTCTCTTCCGAGTGCGCCCGCTACCGTTGCTCGCAGTCCAGAGACAAGTTTCTTCGCCCCGGCTAAAGTCGCTGCACCTGAGGTTTCTCACAGTCAAGAAGCAAATCTTTTCGCGCCGGCTAAATTTGCAGCACCCGAGGTTTCGCTCACAAAGCAGATGCTACCTCAGCAGCGCTTCTCGCCTCCTGCGTCAGGCGTTTCCAGACCGATATCCAGCGTGTCTCAAGCTTCGTGTCTCCCCAAGAGCGCCTCTAGCTCCAACATCGACTCGGCAGTCCCTAAATTTCCAACCCAATTTGTTATGCCTCTCGCAAGTCAGCCTCCGTCGACTCGTCCATCTTCAGGCCAATCTGTTGCGCCTCCCACAAGTCAGCATCAGCCTGCTCGTCCTGTGACACTATCATCTTCAGGCCAACCTGTTATGCCCCTCGCAAGTCAGCCTCCGCCTACTCGTCCCGTCACACTTGCCGCTGCCACTGTTGAAGCTATTATGCCAAGAG ctGTCCCTCAAGCTCGGAAGGCGTCCCTAGCCCGATTCTTGGAGAAACGGAAAGAAAG AGTGACAACTGTTTCGCCGTATTCATCAGCCAAAAGCCCAATTGAGAGCAGCGACACAGTTGGGAGCTCCATTGAGAACAACAAATCATCATGCACAGGCATTGCCATGTCAAGCAGCCATGACAAGTCAGTATGGCGGCCCAGAAACATCAGTTTTGGTGGAGAGTCCCCAAGTACAAACCTACATATCTGA